Proteins encoded in a region of the Canis lupus familiaris isolate Mischka breed German Shepherd chromosome 1, alternate assembly UU_Cfam_GSD_1.0, whole genome shotgun sequence genome:
- the LOC102154836 gene encoding 60S ribosomal protein L29-like — translation MAKSKNHTTHNQSRKWHRNGIKKPRSQRYESLKGVDPKFLRNMHFAKKHNKKGLKKMQVNNAKAMTVRAEAIKALVKPKEVKPKIPKGGSHKLNRLAYIAHPKLGKRARARIAKGLRLCWPKAKAKAQTKAQAEAATPALAPAPASTPVSTPAAQAPKGAQAPTKAPV, via the coding sequence ATGGCCAAGTCCAAGAACCACACCACACACAACCAGTCACGAAAATGGCACAGAAATGGCATCAAGAAACCCCGGTCACAAAGATATGAATCTCTTAAGGGGGTAGACCCCAAGTTCCTGAGGAACATGCACTTTGCCAAGAAGCACAACAAGAAGGGCCTGAAGAAGATGCAGGTCAACAATGCCAAGGCCATGACTGTGCGTGCTGAGGCTATCAAGGCCCTTGTCAAGCCCAAGGAGGTTAAGCCCAAGATCCCAAAGGGTGGCAGCCACAAGCTCAATCGACTTGCCTACATCGCTCACCCCAAGCTCGGGAAACGTGCTCGTGCCCGCATTGCCAAAGGTCTCAGGCTCTGCTGGccaaaggccaaggccaaggctcAAACCAAGGCCCAGGCTGAAGCTGCCACCCCAGCTCTGGCTCCGGCTCCTGCTTCTACTCCTGTTTCTACTCCTGCAGCGCAGGCTCCCAAAGGTGCCCAGGCCCCCACAAAGGCCCCAGTGTAG